A genomic stretch from Helianthus annuus cultivar XRQ/B chromosome 1, HanXRQr2.0-SUNRISE, whole genome shotgun sequence includes:
- the LOC110927580 gene encoding myosin-2 heavy chain, non muscle-like, which produces MELIDIRWCMASVIRRAQRFMEITGRNSINGPSKKLGFDKSKAIYHRNREEPPRMKQIEETPKEKTRALAVIQDDESFDWSEFLPEDDAVGYAFMAKVEPYKDTRTEEQKYTYRKMIAQTMKDSNYRAWKEAKRANRWDPDRECYLDPKGNIIAEPSTPVVETLIESLKQEDEQRERDAAKKAEEEELKSRKFDDGIIDTTKEMTAENLTNMADKVLRAKELEVDSKTASESRSKVSKSGSNNESGKTGKAKTESDCKNCMKDCKVCSTNAYLTVKNTEELVGKVRMVEEQILSRDKLMRASNERKKELSERIEKYKTDVERFKKENEKLIHENRQLSENHEKLKRTIKDSDERNGKTYKENLQLSGVLQAKERQINQQLDEIANLKLQFQEAKIENERINLKLNSYSSASFVLQHIVPKPIGKNKAGEDVYSDGTGRRSGLDNEDETNEKTNDVKLPETIDVTLTSSSDEDSVQSEVVKNVVENVLKSDSE; this is translated from the exons ATGGAGTTAATCGACATACGCTGGTGCATGGCTAGCGTAATCAGGAGAGCGCAAAGATTTATGGAGATAACGGGAAGAAATTCCATCAATGGGCCTTCAAAAAAGTTGGGgtttgataaatcaaag gctATATATCACCGCAATCGAGAAGAGCCTCCAAGAATGAAACAAATCGAAGAGACTCCGAAGGAGAAGACGAGAGCCTTAGCTGTAATTCAAGATGACGAAAGTTTTGACTGGAGTGAGTTTTTACCAGAAGATGATGCTGTAGGTTATGCATTCATGGCAAAAGTTGAACCATACAAAGATACACGAACTGAAGAGCAAAAATACACCTATCGGAAGATGATAGCTCAAACTATGAAGGATAGCAACTATCGAGCCTGGAAAGAAGCCAAAAGGGCAAACAGATGGGATCCTGATCGTGAGTGCTATTTGGACCCAAAAGGCAACATAATTGCTGAACCATCAACACCCGTAGTTGAAACTCTCATTGAATCTTTGAAACAAGAAGATgaacagagagagagagatgctGCAAAGAAAGCTGAAGAGGAAGAGCTAAAGTCAAGGAAATTCGACGATGGGATAATCGACACAACAAAAGAAATGACCGCAGAGAACCTGACAAATATGGCAGACAAAGTGCTTAGGGCAAAGGAACTAGAGGTAGATTCCAAAACTGCGTCTGAGTCAAGAAGCAAGGTCAGTAAAAGTGGTTCAAACAATGAATCAGGTAAGACTGGTAAAGCTAAAACTGAGagtgattgcaaaaattgcatgaaagattGCAAAGTTTGCAGCACGAATGCATATCTCACAGTAAAAAACACAGAAGAACTGGTTGGAAAAGTCAGAATGGTTGAAGAACAAATCTTAAGTCGAGATAAACTGATGAGAGCTTCAAATGAGAGAAAAAAAGAATTATCAGAAAGAATTGAAAAATATAAAACTGATGTAGAACGATTTAAGAAAGAAAATGAGAAGTTAATTCATGAAAACCGACAACTTTCTGAAAATCATGAGAAGCTGAAAAGAACAATAAAAGATTCTGATGAGCGAAATggtaaaacatataaagaaaatcTTCAATTGTCTGGAGTTCTTCAGGCAAAAGAAAGACAAATCAACCAGCAGTTGGATGAGATTGCAAATCTTAAGCTTCAGTTTCAGGAagctaagattgagaatgaaagaatcaatCTGAAACTGAACAGTTACAGCTCCGCGAGCTTTGTTCTTCAACACATAGTTCCCAAACCAATTGGGAAGAACAAAGCTGGTGAAGATGTATACtcagatggaaccggg agaAGGTCTGGATTAGATAATGAAGATGaaacaaatgagaaaacaaatGATGTAAAACTTCCAGAAACAATCGATGTTACACTCACTTCATCATCTGATGAAGACAGTGTTCAGTCTGAAGTCGTAAAAAATGtggttgaaaatgttttaaaatcagaTAGTGAATGA
- the LOC118491109 gene encoding uncharacterized protein LOC118491109: MSGSDKLYWDLEFPLENVNVDKLKQVFKLVEIEVSGIEGLKSSKRLLNFEKDKSYYKKYSVPPRFNSNNQNRWSGGYRGAKVSDSEKQSSSTKKMNVPLDFYEKLEKQTSTPPGKKYVPKKEQPSGQPPKNEFFLYKEVEELPRSISRWIMDSGASMHMTGRKALLYDVRGFNDGYVGFAECLILKTGFVIPEEWIIMRAPRVSDLYVVDMSVATTTTGQTHCFMSRATQKESELWHRKMGHIHLRKMNHLVHNDLVKGVHLKSFHLEGECISCIKGKQRKKFHPCKKMNSVSKLLERLHMDLFGPVNVKSITGCLYCLVVTDDYSRFSWVTFLKTKDETFESLLRLFRKIENLYRTRIQRLRSDNGTEFKNNKMGEFCDRRGILQEFSAPYTPQQNGVAERKNRTLIETARTMLVDSKLPVNFWAEAVSAACYTLNRLEEEPEFFDDLDILREYEASQGRFPERSSRRQRQISNDNEACPSNTGENDEVQQTPTTSEREPAPENQTVVNDNSESDDIPTIDHGDSESEGEQIQSSNQTILDNEQVADQNVTNLEGEVDVPGEVMPRTLSYHPEELIIGELQSGVRTRRQIDHDLTCFYTKVSPLQTEFSLTCFISQIESRTYKEALAEDSWVIAMQEELSQFEKLGVWKLVDLPDGHRKINTKWVFKCKRDDRGVIVRNKARLVVQGFSQQEGIDFTEIYVDDIIFGSTNEELCKGFEKVMKQKFEMSSMGEMNFFLGLQVDQMPEGTFIHQTKYVHDVLEKFGMSGTAPMSTPLATNHGINPDLTGEKVDETLYRSMIGSLMYLTASRPDIMYPTCLTARYQSSPRASHMSIVRRILRYLKGTPSLGLWYPNDGDFTLEGYSGSDFGCCKVNVNQQLQDANFSDPDWSRGNLLSNAEGILGVDENTTADDVEKQTTLVLCMSASVGP; encoded by the exons atgtctggttctgataagttgtattGGGATCTTGAATTTCCACttgagaatgtgaatgttgacaagttgaaacaagttttcaaacttgTGGAGATTGAAGTTTCTGGAATTGAGGGTTTAAAAAGTTCCAAAAGAttgttaaattttgaaaaagacaaaTCTTACTATAAGAAATATTCTGTACCACCACGTTTTAACAGCAACAACCAAAAtagatggtcgggtggttatcggGGTG CAAAGGTTTCTGattctgaaaaacaatcatcttcaacAAAGAAGATGAATGTACCTTTGGACTtttatgagaaacttgagaaacaaACTTCGACCCCTCCAGGGAAGAAGTATGTTCCAAAGAAAGaacaaccatctggtcaacctccgaaAAACGAATTCTTTTTATATAAAGAGGTTGAG GAGCTCCCAAGATCTATctcacgttggattatggatagcGGAGCATCCATGCACATGACGGGGAGAAAAGCCCTGTTATACGATGTTAGAGGGTTTAACGATGGATACGTCggttttgctg aatgtctGATCTTGAAGACTGGGTTTGTCATCCCCgaggagtggatcatcatgagagCACCACGAGTTAGTGATTTGTACGTGGTGGATATGAGCGTCGCAACGACTACCACGGGTCAAACTCATTGCTTCATGTCAAGAGCTACTCAAAAGGAGTCAGAATtatggcaccggaagatgggccacattcacctgCGCAAGATGAACCacctggtgcataacgatttggtgaAAGGTGTTCACTTGAAGAGTTTtcatcttgagggggagtgtataaGTTGTATAAAGGGAAAACAGCGAAAGAAATTTCACCCTTGCAAAAAGATGAACTCAGTCTCGAAGCtgttggaaagacttcacatggatctctttggtcctgtgaatgttaAGAGCATAACGGGTTGTCTTTACTGCCTAGTAGTCACTGACGACTATTCGAGATTCTCGTGGGTGACGTTCTTAAAGACAAAAGACGAAACATTTGAGAGTTTGCTGAGGTTATTCAggaagattgagaatttgtaccgaACTCGCATACAAAGATTAAGAAGTGACAACggtacagaattcaaaaataacaAAATGGGGGAATTTTGTGATCGaagaggtatattgcaagaaTTCAGCGCGCCATACACTCcgcaacaaaatggagtcgcagAAAGAAAGAATAGAACGCTGATCGAAACGGCGAGGACGATGCTTGTTGATTCCAAGTTACCGGTTAATTTCTGGGCAGAAGCAGTATCAGCCgcttgctatactctcaacagg TTAGAAGAAGAGCCAGAGTTCTTTGATGATTTGGATATTTTACGAGAATATGAAGCATCTCAGGGAAGATTTCCAGAAAGGTCTTCTAGACGTCAACGACAAATTTCCAATGATAATGAAGCTTGTCCAAGTAACACTGGAGAGAATGATGAAGTTCAGCAAACTCCGACTACTTCAGAACGCGAACCTGCTCCTGAAAATCAGACGGTGGTCAATGATAATTCAGAATCTGATGATATTCCTACtattgatcatggtgattcagagtcTGAAGGGGAGCAAATCCAATCTTCAAATCAGACAATTCTTGATAATGAACAAGTTGCGGATCAGAACGTTACTAATTTGGAAGGCGAGGTGGATGTTCCTGGCGAAGTTATGCCGAggactctttcataccatccagaggagttgataataggagaactGCAGTCAGGCGTTCGCACCAGAAGACAGATTGACCATGACCTTACTTGCTTTTATACTAAAGTTTctcctttacaaactgaattttcactcacttgtttcatttcgcagattgAGTCGAGAACCTATAAGGAAGCACTGGCTGAAGATTCATGGGTCATTGCAATGCAAGAGGAGCTGAGTCAATTTGAAAAGCTTGGTGTATGGAAGCTTGTGGATTTACCTGACGGACATAGGAAGATAAACACgaagtgggtgtttaagtgtaaaagagaCGACCGAGGGGTTATTgtgcgaaacaaagctcgactcgtggTCCAGGGTTTCAGTCAACAAGAGGGGATAGACTTCACAGAG atatatgttgatgacattattttcgGGTCCACAAATGAAGAACTCTGCAAAGGTTTTGAAAAAGTAATGAAGCAGAAGTTCGAGATGTCTTCAATGGGTGAGATGAACTTCTTCCTAGGGCTCCAGGTCGACCAAATGCCTGAAGGAACTTTCATACATCAGACAAAATACGTTCACGAtgttctagagaaatttgggatgtccggAACGGCACCAATGTCCACCCCATTAGCAACGAATCATGGTATCAAccctgatctcaccggagagaaGGTCGACGAAACGTTATATCGCTCTATGATCGGCTCGCTAATGTATTTGACAGCATCAAGGcctgatataatgtacccaacctGCCTCACGGCCCGatatcaatcaagtcctagagcCTCGCATATGTCAATCGTCaggaggatattacgctacctgaaaggaactccaagcTTGGGTTTGTGGTATCCAAATGATGGTGACTTCACACTTGAAGGGTACTCTGGTTCTGACTTTGGTTGCTGCAAAGTCAATgtaaatcaacaactgcaggatgccaatTTTTCGGACCCCGACTGGTCGcgtggcaat